One region of Populus trichocarpa isolate Nisqually-1 chromosome 4, P.trichocarpa_v4.1, whole genome shotgun sequence genomic DNA includes:
- the LOC127905256 gene encoding uncharacterized protein LOC127905256, whose amino-acid sequence MVRTRQGTRTEPPSLERRGMNRGAQGWQDEDPLDDTASHAPIIPPETLQGEDTVAGEGPRSHQTEGTPPVATEQRERSEAQPSTVPTGVPPQYVDAGLLVQIVKAVMEGMASSAAQTTPTTQIPPAAPTTSMTMDNVVPLVRLVKSMREMGCEPYMGEQDAEIAGRWIRKVEKTMIQISIPEGLRVNCASQLLSDRAMTWWETVQLRRATETLTWSDFKTEFENQFYSKYHRKVKEQEFLALRQGDMSVLEYERRFHDLSLFAPHYVPTEEHMIEKLRDGLRQDLRQGLIALRFKSVRELIEAAQELTTRAASDVVAEVDLIPLELHDFDIILGMDWLSKYKALIDCYAKTVTFQTPKGEKMTFEGERFPKLNALISVVTTQKLLRKGCMGYLAYILNSDDEGPRLKDIPVVKDFPDVFPEELPGLPPEREVEVSIDTFPGVPPIAQQPYRMAPAELNELKTQLQELLDKGFIRPSNSPWGAPVLFGARAFSKIDLRSRYYQMKIKEADVAKTAFRTRYGHYEFLVLPFRLTNAPALFMDLMNRSDVFGQGVFVEPQKVEAVLKWERPTSVTEIRSFLGLAGYYRRFIEGFSLIATPLTQLTRKDKKWVWSEECEASFQELKRRLTTAPVLTLPSGTEGFVVYSDASGKGLVCVLMQHGKVIAYASRQLKTHEVNYPVHDLELAAVVFALRIWRHYLYGSRTQIFTDHKSLKYLISQKELNMRQRRWIELIKDYDCTIEYHPGKANVVADALGRKNKASLGSLTVGKERQLAELKELGADLGIDAKGGLVAQLLVRPTYREQILHAQFHDKVGSKIRKNVEAGVEMKFRVADDGSLMMGQRLYVPDDETVKRMVLQEAHESKFSIHPGSTKMYRDLKHLHWWPNMKREIAEYVSKCGICQQVKVEHQRPAGPLQPLRIPEWKWEMITMDFVSGFPKGRKGNDAIWVIVDRLTKSALFLPVKLTDSVDKLAKIYINEVVRLHGIPMSIVSDRDPRFTSRLWPSIQHALGTRLDMSTAFHPQTDGQSERVIQVLEDLLRACVLEFGGNWEEHMALVEFTYNNSHQATIGMAPYEALYGRRCRTPLCWEEIGDRKLYGAELVQVTTEKVRIIRDRIKAAQDRQKKYADVRRRPLEFSTGDQVFLKVAPWKNMLRFGLKGKLTPRFIGPFKILQRVGPVAYKVDLPPQLARVHDVFHVSLLRKANVDPARVLPQVPVEVKEDLTLELRPIRILDQEVKELRSKKIPIVRILWRNAQVEEETWEREAEMRKKYPNLFDLPGMECETS is encoded by the exons ATGGTACGCACCCGACAAGGGACACGAACTGAGCCACCCTCCTTAGAAAGGAGGGGCATGAACCGAGGTGCCCAAGGTTGGCAAGACGAAGATCCCTTAGATGATACGGCATCTCATGCTCCGATAATACCGCCCGAAACTTTGCAGGGGGAAGATACGGTGGCAGGAGAAGGCCCGAGGTCTCATCAGACAGAGGGAACACCCCCAGTCGCAACGGAGCAGCGAGAAAGATCAGAAGCACAGCCATCTACTGTTCCAACTGGTGTGCCCCCACAATATGTAGATGCAGGACTCCTTGTACAAATAGTTAAAGCAGTGATGGAAGGCATGGCTAGTTCAGCAGCACAAACAACCCCTACCACGCAGATTCCACCAGCAGCCCCTACGACCAGCATGACCATGGATAATGTGGTACCACTGGTGCGACTAGTCAAGAGTATGAGGGAAATGGGTTGTGAACCGTATATGGGGGAACAAGATGCAGAGATAGCTGGAAGATGGATCAGGAAGGTAGAAAAGACAATGATTCAAATAAGCATACCCGAGGGTTTGAGGGTAAATTGTGCATCCCAGTTACTATCTGATAGGGCCATGACATGGTGGGAAACAGTTCAGCTGAGGCGTGCGACTGAGACCCTAACTTGGAGTGATTTCAAGACAGAGTTTGAGAATCAGTTTTATTCCAAGTATCATCGCAAGGTGAAAGAACAAGAGTTCTTAGCATTAAGACAGGGTGATATGTCAGTATTGGAGTACGAAAGGAGATTCCATGACCTCTCATTGTTCGCCCCACATTATGTGCCGACAGAGGAACATATGATTGAAAAGTTGAGAGATGGTTTACGACAGGATTTGAGACAAGGATTGATCGCCTTGCGATTTAAATCGGTGAGGGAGTTGATTGAGGCTGCACAAGAATTGACCACCAGGGCTGCAtcggatgtggtggcag AAGTAGACTTGATTCCCTTAGAGCtgcatgattttgacataatACTAGGCATGGATTGGTTGAGTAAATACAAGGCACTAATAGATTGTTATGCTAAAACTGTTACTTTTCAAACACCTAAGGGCGAGAAAATGACTTTTGAAGGAGAGAGATTTCCCAAACTGAATGCTTTAATATCGGTGGTAACAacccaaaaacttttaagaaagggATGTATGGGATACCTCGCATACATCTTAAACTCTGATGATGAAGGTCCACGATTGAAGGATATTCCTGTGGTGAAGGATTTCCCAGATGTGTTTCCAGAAGAACTACCAGGACTACCCCCGGAGCGAGAGGTAGAGGTGTCTATAGACACTTTTCCTGGAGTCCCACCCATAGCCCAACAACCGTATCGGATGGCTCCAGCAGAACTGAATGAGTTAAAGACTCAATTACAGGAATTATTAGACAAGGGGTTCATACGGCCCAGTAATTCTCCTTGGGGAGCACCGGTCCtattt GGAGCGAGGGCATTTTcgaagatagatctgagatcaaggtactatcagatgaagattaaagaagcgGATGTAGCAAAGACCGCATTTAGAACTCGTTACGGACACTATGAATTTTTGGTGTTACCGTTTAGGTTGACGAACGCCCCAGCCCTcttcatggatttgatgaatcgg AGTGACGTTTTTGGGCAAGGTGTTTTTGTCGAGCCTCAAAAAGTCGAAGCAgtcttgaaatgggaaagaccgACTTCGGTCACTGAAATACGTAGTTTCCTGGGACTTGCAGGATACTATCGGAGATTTATCGAAGGTTTTTCCCTGATTGCAACCCCTTTGACCCAGCTAACTAGGAAGGATAAGAAGTGGGTGTGGTCGGAAGAATGTGAGGCAAGCTTCCAAGAATTGAAGAGGAGGCTCACCACTGCTCCAGTCTTAACTCTCCCCTCAGGGACCGAGggttttgtggtatatagtgatgcctcgGGGAAGGGATTGGTGTGTGTTTTGATGCAACATGGGAAGGTGATCGCCTATGCATCAAGGCAATTAAAGACTCATGAGGTGAACTACCCGGTGCACGACTTGGAGTTGGCAGCTGTAGTATTTGCCTTGAGGATATGGAGACACTATTTGTATGGGTCTCGAACCcaaatttttactgatcataagagcctgaagtatctgatatcgcaaaaggagttgaacatgcggCAAAGAAGGTGGATAGAGCTCATTAAGGATTATGATTGCACCATAGAATACCACCCGGGGAAAGCAAATGTGGTGGCAGATGCCCTCGGTCGCAAAAATAAAGCCTCCTTGGGAAGCTTAACAGTGGGAAAGGAGCGGCAATTGGCAGAATTAAAAGAGTTGGGTGCAGATTTGGGAATTGATGCAAAAGGTGGGTTAGTAGCCCAATTATTGGTGCGACCAACGTATCGAGAACAGATACTACATGCCCAATTCCATGACAAGGTGGGATCCAAGATTAGGAAGAATGTGGAGGCCGGGGTAGAAATGAAATTCCGAGTAGCGGATGATGGATCCTTGATGATGGGACAACGGTTGTACGTGCCTGATGACGAAACAGTCAAACGTATGGTTCTGCAAGAAGCACATGAGTCCAAATTCTCCATACATCCTGGCAGTACTAAGATGTACCGAGACCTGAAACACCTCCATTggtggcctaatatgaaaagggaAATAGCTGAGTATGTGTCAAAGTGTGGGATATGTCAACAAGTCAAGGTTGAACACCAAAGGCCTGCGGGACCATTACAGCCATTAAgaattccagaatggaagtgggagatgatcaccaTGGATTTCGTGTCAGGATTTCCCAAggggagaaaaggaaatgatgcaATATGGGTCATTGTGGATCGGTTGACGAAATCCGCACTATTCTTGCCTGTAAAGCTGACCGACTCGGTGGACAAGCTTGCCAAGATCTACATAAATGAGGTGGTACGACTTCATGGGATTCCGATGTCCATTGTATCGGATCGAGATCCTAGGTTCACCTCTCGACTTTGGCCAAGCATACAACATGCCTTGGGGACAAGATTGGACATGAGCACTGCGTTTCACCCTCAAACGGATGGCCAATCGGAAAGAGTCATTCAAGTCTTGGAAGACCTATTACGGGCATGTGTGCTAGAATTTGGAGGAAACTGGGAGGAACACATGGCATTGGTGGAGTTCACGTATAACAATAGTCACCAAGCCACAATAGGGATGGCCCCATATGAAGCCTTGTATGGTAGGAGGTGTAGAACTCCTTTATGTTGGGAGGAAATTGGGGACCGGAAGTTATATGGCGCAGAGTTAGTTCAAGTCACCACGGAGAAAGTGAGAATTATCAGGGATCGCATCAAAGCCGCACAGGATAGACAGAAGAAGTATGCCGATGTGAGGAGAAGACCTCTCGAGTTCAGTACGGGGGACCAGGTGTTCCTGAAGGTAGCCccatggaagaacatgttacGATTTGGATTGAAAGGAAAGTTAACTCCCCGTTTCATTGGACCCTTCAAAATCTTACAACGAGTTGGACCAGTAGCCTACAAGGTGGATTTGCCCCCACAGTTAGCCAGGGTCCATGATGTGTTCCATGTCTCCTTGTTAAGGAAGGCTAACGTAGACCCCGCCCGAGTTCTACCCCAGGTCCCAGTAGAGGTCAAGGAAGACTTAACACTGGAATTGAGGCCCATAAGGATACTAGATCAAGAAGTGAAGGAGTTACGGAGCAAAAAGATCCCCATCGTTAGAATCTTATGGCGAAATGCTCAAGTAGAAGAGGAAACTTGGGAGAGAGAGGCTGAGATGAGAAAAAAGTACCCCAATTTATTTGATCTACCAGGTATGGAGTGTGAAACTTCTTAA